In Streptomyces sp. DG2A-72, one genomic interval encodes:
- a CDS encoding carbohydrate ABC transporter permease: MAQAAAVAKPPAPPRRRRRASATPRRLPYLLIAPAAVLMLGFIAYPVLSVFYYSLQNYNPTKPWRNGYAGFDNFVHAFTEDPVFWDTLVFSAKWVFVEVGLQLLFGLALALIVNQTFVGRGLGRALVFSPWAVSGVLTSAIWVLLYNSQTGITRYLADMGIGTYGTSWLSDTSTVFPAAIVADLWRGVPFFAILILADLQSVSKDLYEAAEVDGASRLKQFWHITLPHLKDAIILSTLLRAVWEFNNVDLLYTLTGGGPAGETTTLPLYIANTSVDAHNFGYASALTTVAFVILLFCSMVYLRLSKFGGEDK, from the coding sequence ATGGCCCAAGCCGCAGCCGTGGCGAAACCGCCCGCGCCACCGAGGCGGCGGCGCCGTGCCTCTGCCACCCCGCGCAGACTGCCGTACCTGCTGATCGCCCCGGCCGCCGTGCTGATGCTCGGCTTCATCGCCTACCCGGTGCTCAGCGTCTTCTACTACAGCCTGCAGAACTACAACCCCACCAAACCCTGGCGGAACGGCTACGCGGGCTTCGACAACTTCGTCCACGCCTTCACCGAGGACCCGGTCTTCTGGGACACGCTGGTCTTCAGCGCGAAGTGGGTCTTCGTCGAGGTCGGGCTGCAGCTGCTGTTCGGTCTGGCACTGGCGCTGATCGTCAACCAGACGTTCGTCGGGCGGGGGCTGGGCCGGGCGCTGGTGTTCTCGCCGTGGGCCGTCTCCGGTGTGCTGACCTCCGCGATCTGGGTGCTGCTCTACAACTCCCAGACGGGCATCACCCGTTACCTCGCCGACATGGGCATCGGCACCTACGGCACCAGTTGGCTGTCGGACACCTCCACCGTGTTCCCGGCGGCGATCGTCGCCGATCTATGGCGCGGCGTGCCCTTCTTCGCGATCCTCATCCTCGCCGACCTCCAGTCCGTCTCGAAGGACCTGTACGAGGCGGCCGAGGTCGACGGGGCGAGCCGGCTGAAACAGTTCTGGCACATCACGCTGCCTCATCTGAAGGACGCGATCATCCTGTCCACGCTGCTGCGGGCGGTGTGGGAGTTCAACAACGTCGACCTGCTCTACACGCTCACCGGCGGCGGACCGGCGGGCGAGACGACGACGCTCCCGCTCTACATCGCCAACACCAGCGTCGACGCCCACAACTTCGGCTATGCGTCGGCCCTGACCACGGTCGCGTTCGTGATCCTGCTCTTCTGCTCGATGGTCTATCTGCGGCTGAGCAAGTTCGGAGGTGAGGACAAGTGA